In the genome of Bacteroidales bacterium, one region contains:
- a CDS encoding ATP-binding protein, with translation MKDLIKTIVADQLVLTWNESFNRREIPETLLKGEDIVVISGIRRCGKSTLLHQIRSESSEKDYFLNFDDERLLNFKVDHFQLLHETFIELFGQQKTFWFDEIQNIIGWERFVRRLYDYGNKVFITGSNATMLSKDLGTHLTGRFVRHELFPFSFREFVDFSHFKTGMKDIYSTGEKAEIRRLYNEYFRSGGFPYYLKYKDDNYLKSLYESILYRDIMAKHNLSSERELKELIYLLASNVARPYSNNRLAASIGLKNATTVKNYLDYIQDTYLLFAVNKFDYSARKQLQNARKIYFIDNALIRRLGFMFSEDKGSMLENIVFIELRRRGREIFYYRGKRECDFILREGNKITGAVQVCYNLEDTDTKTREINGLLEAMVTYDLAEGLILTDEAEKDLEIQGRRIKIMPVFKWLLDG, from the coding sequence ATGAAGGATCTGATTAAAACGATTGTCGCTGACCAGCTTGTGCTTACCTGGAATGAGTCATTCAACAGGAGGGAAATACCGGAAACATTGCTGAAAGGAGAAGATATCGTGGTTATTTCAGGTATCAGGCGTTGCGGCAAATCCACCTTGCTTCACCAGATCAGGTCAGAAAGTAGTGAGAAGGATTATTTCCTGAATTTTGACGACGAACGGCTTTTGAATTTTAAGGTGGACCATTTTCAACTGCTCCATGAAACGTTTATTGAACTGTTCGGGCAGCAAAAGACGTTCTGGTTTGATGAGATTCAGAACATCATAGGGTGGGAACGGTTTGTAAGGCGGCTGTATGATTATGGAAACAAGGTATTTATAACCGGTTCGAATGCGACCATGCTCAGCAAGGACCTGGGTACTCACCTGACCGGACGATTTGTGAGACATGAGCTTTTTCCATTTTCATTCAGGGAATTTGTGGATTTCAGTCATTTTAAGACTGGAATGAAAGATATTTATTCCACCGGAGAAAAAGCTGAAATCAGGCGGCTGTACAATGAGTATTTCAGATCAGGAGGATTTCCCTATTACCTTAAATACAAAGATGATAATTACCTGAAATCGTTGTATGAAAGCATTCTTTACCGGGATATCATGGCAAAACATAACCTGTCCAGTGAAAGGGAACTGAAAGAGTTGATCTACCTGCTGGCCAGTAATGTGGCGCGCCCTTATTCCAACAACCGGCTTGCGGCGTCCATCGGACTGAAGAATGCCACGACTGTCAAAAATTATCTTGACTATATCCAGGACACGTACCTGCTGTTTGCCGTGAATAAATTTGATTACTCTGCCAGGAAGCAACTGCAAAATGCCAGGAAGATCTATTTCATTGACAATGCGTTGATCCGCAGGCTTGGATTCATGTTTTCAGAGGATAAAGGGAGTATGCTTGAAAATATCGTGTTCATCGAACTACGGAGAAGAGGTCGGGAAATATTTTATTACAGGGGAAAGAGGGAATGTGATTTTATCCTGAGGGAAGGAAATAAAATCACCGGTGCGGTTCAGGTATGCTATAACCTGGAAGACACGGATACAAAAACAAGGGAAATCAATGGACTGCTTGAAGCCATGGTTACCTATGACCTTGCTGAAGGGCTGATCCTGACTGATGAGGCCGAAAAGGACCTTGAAATCCAGGGTAGACGAATCAAAATCATGCCTGTTTTCAAATGGCTGCTTGATGGTTGA
- a CDS encoding T9SS type A sorting domain-containing protein: protein MKTFTISFFIFYFSFFIFHLNGEAQIIHVPADYSTIEEGIIGAEPGDTVLVSDGLYYENISFLGKKPLLVTSLYAMDGDTNHINNTIIDGSQFSDIDNASVVAFKSGEDTTSILCGFTIRGGRGTWDFVRNNRCGGGVYISGSGARVIYNKVTENTVDDTQEGNGQGTYGGGIGTSNEDADYWIVISHNAIYDNTAVTKYGQAAGGGIYDSYNARVEGNVIAGNYSLATTDGWGSGGGFSSNGFDGGDPVTLIIRNNRFQKNKAESVLFLGVDGAATTVNAHLIFTGNEVIDNTGITGVDWGGGLGGLSVINPASGCRVTGNMFRENQGTIDGGAIILENNEQATDPEMVIVSDNYFLFNEGTYGGALRSNDIPVLLENNVFNGNKAAKSGGAIYVERWYDHSDDHLFTLINNSFSGNFAQNYGGAICSNKSMPMILNCVFYRDSTTSGIWEEIYQHNNLDTVDLAYCNIDQSQINGKIYDGGGNIYKDPVFHDQELLTPENGSSCRDAGTTSYVCHHGYTHSSPDHDLLGAKRPQGGTVDIGAYELMPLAVEDPSSEELSNWLQISPNPTTGIVDCRLSIVDVRDVTLKIYDGLGREVATVLDGPCTGNQVVRWDATGLPAGMYLVRLETGEATETTKMIVLK, encoded by the coding sequence ATGAAAACATTTACTATTTCATTTTTTATTTTTTATTTTTCATTTTTCATTTTTCATTTGAATGGTGAAGCCCAGATCATCCATGTACCGGCCGATTACTCAACGATCGAGGAAGGAATCATAGGTGCTGAACCTGGCGATACCGTGTTGGTGTCCGATGGGCTCTATTATGAAAACATAAGCTTCCTTGGTAAAAAGCCGCTGCTGGTAACCAGCTTGTATGCGATGGACGGCGACACTAACCACATCAATAACACCATCATCGACGGCAGCCAGTTTTCCGATATTGACAACGCGTCAGTGGTGGCTTTCAAATCAGGGGAAGATACCACTTCGATTCTCTGTGGATTTACGATCCGCGGAGGCAGGGGTACCTGGGACTTCGTCCGGAATAACCGCTGCGGTGGAGGAGTATATATTTCCGGATCAGGGGCCAGGGTCATTTATAACAAGGTCACTGAAAACACGGTTGATGATACGCAGGAAGGCAACGGCCAGGGGACCTATGGCGGAGGGATCGGGACCAGCAATGAAGATGCTGATTATTGGATTGTCATTTCTCACAACGCAATTTACGATAATACTGCCGTTACGAAATACGGCCAGGCCGCCGGGGGAGGTATTTATGATTCCTACAACGCCCGTGTCGAAGGAAATGTCATCGCAGGCAATTACAGCCTTGCCACGACAGATGGCTGGGGTTCCGGCGGTGGATTTTCAAGCAACGGTTTTGACGGAGGAGACCCTGTTACCCTGATCATCCGGAACAACAGATTTCAGAAAAATAAGGCGGAATCAGTATTATTTCTTGGGGTGGACGGTGCTGCAACCACTGTGAATGCTCACCTTATATTCACCGGTAACGAGGTGATCGATAACACCGGCATTACCGGTGTTGACTGGGGAGGAGGGCTCGGCGGCCTGTCGGTCATCAACCCGGCATCAGGCTGTAGAGTAACCGGTAACATGTTCCGTGAAAACCAGGGAACGATAGACGGAGGAGCAATTATTCTTGAAAATAATGAGCAAGCAACCGATCCTGAAATGGTTATTGTCTCTGATAACTATTTCCTTTTTAATGAAGGAACTTATGGCGGAGCGTTAAGGAGCAATGATATTCCAGTCCTTTTGGAAAACAATGTATTTAACGGGAACAAGGCAGCAAAGTCGGGAGGGGCCATTTATGTGGAAAGATGGTACGATCATTCTGACGACCATCTGTTTACGCTGATCAACAATTCCTTTTCCGGAAATTTTGCTCAGAACTATGGCGGAGCAATATGTTCAAACAAATCTATGCCCATGATCCTCAACTGCGTGTTCTATCGTGACAGCACCACCAGTGGCATCTGGGAGGAAATTTACCAGCATAATAACCTGGACACTGTCGACCTGGCCTATTGCAACATTGACCAGTCCCAGATAAATGGAAAGATCTATGATGGCGGGGGAAATATCTATAAAGATCCGGTGTTTCATGACCAAGAGCTGTTGACACCCGAAAACGGATCTTCCTGCAGGGATGCCGGAACCACCTCTTATGTCTGTCATCATGGATACACTCATTCCAGCCCTGATCATGACCTCCTCGGGGCCAAACGTCCCCAGGGCGGGACAGTTGACATAGGAGCCTATGAATTGATGCCGCTGGCAGTTGAGGATCCTTCATCTGAGGAGCTCTCAAATTGGCTGCAGATCAGTCCCAATCCGACCACGGGTATTGTCGATTGTCGATTGTCGATTGTCGATGTTCGAGATGTGACTTTAAAGATATATGATGGCCTGGGCAGGGAAGTGGCTACGGTGCTGGATGGCCCGTGCACGGGTAACCAGGTGGTTAGGTGGGATGCGACTGGCCTGCCGGCGGGGATGTATCTGGTGCGGCTGGAGACGGGGGAGGCAACTGAAACAACGAAGATGATCGTATTAAAATAA